One Tenebrio molitor chromosome 2, icTenMoli1.1, whole genome shotgun sequence genomic region harbors:
- the LOC138122663 gene encoding jupiter microtubule associated homolog 1-like encodes MTSTNIFSGKTNERNSSRVLRPPGGSNTDVLGLSAQPEVAQEKKFNRRNASSIIEGTNFNMQESNEPVKSHQITEQQTKTVETVQTVATEASTVSSTVNQISRGRVPPGGFSSGLW; translated from the coding sequence ATGACTTcgacaaatattttctctGGAAAGACCAATGAACGTAACTCGAGCCGAGTTTTGAGACCTCCCGGCGGCAGTAACACAGATGTTCTGGGACTCTCTGCACAACCTGAAGTAGCTCAAGAGAAAAAGTTTAATCGAAGAAATGCATCATCAATTATTGAAGGCACAAACTTTAACATGCAAGAGTCTAATGAGCCTGTAAAGTCCCACCAGATAACTGAACAACAAACTAAAACTGTTGAGACAGTTCAGACTGTTGCAACGGAGGCTTCTACAGTGTCTTCAACTGTCAACCAGATTTCACGTGGACGTGTTCCTCCTGGAGGTTTCTCATCAGGCTTGTGGTGA
- the Non1 gene encoding nucleolar GTP-binding protein 1: protein MALYNFKKIAVVPSSKDFIDIILSKTQRKTPTVVHKQYKITRIRNFYLRKIKFTQQNFHDRLAQILTEFPKLDDVHPFYADLINVLYDKDHYKLALGQINTAKHLIDNVAKDYVRLMKYGDSLYRCKQLKRAALGRMATIMKRQSSNLTYLEQVRQHLARLPSIDPYTRTIIICGFPNVGKSSFINKITRADVEVQPYAFTTKSLYVGHMDYKYLRWQVIDTPGILDHSLEERNVIEMQAVTALAHLRACVLYFMDPSEQCGHTLEEQIKLFESIKPLFANKPLIVVANKVDIIQLDDLASEKQAVLKDLREDSDVTVMEMSTVTDLGVMEVKTEACERLLSFRVDQKMRSKKVDGLLNRLHVAVPKPRDDKPRPPCIPESVLVKRQAKESRKRKLEREIELEEGDDYVLDLKKTYTEIPEEERYDIIPEIWEGHNIADYIDPEIFDKLEALEREEEIREETGMYVVPKIEFTETMREIKALALQIRHKKAIIKDEARVNKQSRKPVMPRTAGAKVRDRSVSKLRADMEQLGVDMSGTKDAHFTKTKTRSRSVGPPVKKMRMDVDKGQSSVATRGTRSLMKPPRNELGVKDAAMKKKLAKIAHRAISKKVKKYGLKGEADRFIGNKMPKHLFTGKRGIGKTDRR from the exons ATGGCACtatataatttcaaaaagattGCTGTGGTTCCATCCTCAAAg GACTTTATTgatattattttatcaaaaacacaacgtaaaACACCAACAGTTGTCcataaacaatataaaataacaagaataagaaatttttatcttcgaaaaataaaatttactcaACAAAATTTTCACGATCGTCTAGCTCAGATCCTTACCGAGTTTCCAAAATTGGATGATGTCCATCCGTTTTACGCCGACTTGATCAATGTTCTGTATGACAAAGATCATTATAAACTGGCCTTGGGTCAAATAAATACAGCCAAACATTTAATTGACAATGTGGCAAAAGATTACGTTCGGTTGATGAAATATGGGGATTCGTTATACCGTTGCAAACAACTGAAAAGAGCAGCATTAGGGAGAATGGCCACGATAATGAAGCGACAATCATCAAATCTCACATATTTGGAACAAGTTCGCCAACATTTAGCTCGCTTGCCCTCAATAGATCCATACACaagaacaataataatttgtggTTTCCCGAACGTAGGGAAATcgtcatttatcaataaaatcACTAGAGCCGACGTGGAAGTCCAACCATACGCTTTTACAACTAAGTCATTGTACGTGGGGCACATGGATTATAAATATTTGCGTTGGCAAGTCATTGACACTCCAGGTATTCTGGATCACTCTTTGGAGGAAAGaaatgttattgaaatgcaaGCTGTCACAGCTCTGGCTCACTTACGTGCTTGCGTTTTGTACTTTATGGATCCTTCAGAACAGTGTGGCCACACTTTGGAagagcaaataaaattatttgagtcGATCAAACCGCTTTTCGCAAATAAACCACTGATTGTTGTCGCAAACAAGGTGGATATAATTCAGCTTGATGATTTGGCGTCCGAGAAACAAGCagttttaaaagatttaagaGAAGATTCTGATGTAACAGTTATGGAAATGTCCACTGTTACTGATCTTGGCGTGATGGAGGTGAAAACGGAGGCGTGCGAGAGATTGCTCAGTTTCAGAGTCGATCAAAAAATGAGGTCCAAGAAGGTGGACGGCTTGTTGAACCGTCTACACGTTGCTGTGCCTAAACCTCGAGACGACAAACCTCGTCCACCGTGCATACCGGAGTCGGTTCTCGTCAAACGCCAAGCGAAAGAGTCCCGCAAACGCAAACTGGAACGAGAGATTGAACTGGAGGAGGGCGACGATTACGTGTTGGATCTTAAGAAAACTTACACGGAGATTCCTGAAGAGGAGCGTTACGACATAATACCAGAAATCTGGGAAGGTCACAACATCGCAGATTACATCGACCCGGAGATATTCGACAAACTGGAAGCGCTCGAGCGCGAGGAGGAGATTCGTGAAGAGACGGGAATGTATGTGGTCCCGAAGATCGAATTTACTGAAACGATGCGCGAAATCAAAGCTCTCGCTTTGCAAATTCGACATAAAAAGGCCATCATCAAGGATGAAGCTAGAGTTAATAAGCAGAGTAGAAAACCTGTTATGCCTAGAACGGCCGGGGCGAAGGTTCGAGATAGGTCTGTTTCGAAGTTGCGAGCCGATATGGAACAACTGGGAGTAGACATGAGTGGAACGAAGGATGCGCACTTTACCAAAACGAAAACGAGAAGTAGGTCTGTAGGTCCACCAGTTAAAAAGATGAGGATGGATGTGGATAAGGGTCAGTCAAGTGTTGCTACAAGAGGGACGAGGTCGTTGATGAAGCCCCCACGGAATGAATTAGGAGTTAAAGATGCAGCC atGAAGAAGAAGCTAGCAAAGATTGCGCACCGCGCAATCAGTAAAAAGGTTAAGAAGTACGGTCTTAAAGGAGAAGCGGATCGATTTATCGGTAACAAAATGCCCAAGCATCTCTTTACTGGAAAACGTGGTATTGGTAAAACAGATCgtcgttaa